Genomic window (Candidatus Binatia bacterium):
GCTGGCTGATGAATCGCCGCTCCAGCGGCAAGATCGAGTTCCTGCAAGTGAGGGACGGAAGCGGCGTCGTCCAGTGCGTGGCCGTCCGCTCCGACCTGCCCGACGAGACCTTCGCGCGCTGCGCTTCGGCCGCGCAGGAGAGCGCGATCCGCGTGAAGGGCGTCGTCCGCGAGGACAAGCGCGCCCCGAGCGGCGTGGAGCTCACGCTCACCGACCTCGAGATCGTCGCGCCGAGCAAGGACTACCCGATCACGCCGAAGGAGCACGGGACCCCCTTCCTGCTCGACCATCGCCACCTCTGGATCCGCTCGCAGCGCCAGCACGCGATCCTCCGGATTCGCCACACCGTGGTGGACGCCTGCCGCGACTTCCTGAACCGGGACGGCTTCATCCTCGCCGACGCGCCGATCTTCACGCCCAATGCCTGCGAGGGGACGACGACGCTCTTCGAGACCGACTATTTCGGGGAGAAGGCGTACCTCACGCAGAGCGGGCAGCTGTACAACGAGGCCACCGCCATGGCGCTGGGGAAGACCTACTGCTTCGGGCCGACCTTCCGGGCGGAGAAGTCGAAGACCCGCCGGCACCTGATCGAGTTCTGGATGGTGGAGCCGGAGGTGGCGTACGCCACGCTGGACGACGTCATGGACCTCATCGAGCGCTTCGTGACGTCCGTCGTGGAGCGGGTGCTGACCGACCGGAGGACCGAGCTCCGCGTGCTGGAGCGCGACACGGCTCCCCTCGAGCGGGTGAAGGCCCCCTTCCCGCGGATCGCCTACGACGAGGCGGCCCGGATCCTCGTCGCGAAGGGGCTCCCGTTCGAGGCGGGGAACGACTTCGGCGGCACGGACGAGACGGTGCTCACCGAGGGATTCGACCGTCCCTTCTTCGTGCACCGCTTTCCGGCCGCGGTGAAGGCCTTCTACATGAAGCGCGACCCCAAGGACGAGCGCCTGTCGCTCTCCTGCGACCTCCTGGCCCCGGAGGGGTACGGGGAGATCGTGGGAGGCGGGGAGCGCGAGGACGACC
Coding sequences:
- the asnS gene encoding asparagine--tRNA ligase: MSREATRIEALPSRIGQPVTLEGWLMNRRSSGKIEFLQVRDGSGVVQCVAVRSDLPDETFARCASAAQESAIRVKGVVREDKRAPSGVELTLTDLEIVAPSKDYPITPKEHGTPFLLDHRHLWIRSQRQHAILRIRHTVVDACRDFLNRDGFILADAPIFTPNACEGTTTLFETDYFGEKAYLTQSGQLYNEATAMALGKTYCFGPTFRAEKSKTRRHLIEFWMVEPEVAYATLDDVMDLIERFVTSVVERVLTDRRTELRVLERDTAPLERVKAPFPRIAYDEAARILVAKGLPFEAGNDFGGTDETVLTEGFDRPFFVHRFPAAVKAFYMKRDPKDERLSLSCDLLAPEGYGEIVGGGEREDDLETLAGRVADHGLPEEAFRWYLDLRRYGSVPHAGFGMGIERALTWICGIDHVRETIPFPRMLHRLKP